One genomic window of Elaeis guineensis isolate ETL-2024a chromosome 2, EG11, whole genome shotgun sequence includes the following:
- the LOC140855450 gene encoding uncharacterized protein → MEDDRNEYRLCAFVLAPMQRLYRGWRNRLHDLYKKFRTDEERLANIPEDVTPEDWKYMMAYFSSDAFQKVSKRNAANRAKLVTKHTCGTRSYAEVEESTRDPETGEKALPDQVWLIQHTKKNKEGELVWSDPKSKEIHEQLEEVVQQTQENESQMTRDDILLQVLGQKSGYFRGKGAGKKAPSKRVRYNENVQEEVQRAVEQAKESLVDSIREDVRAQLQDEVRAEIQAQMEEQVNEKVNAMIQARFAAFFETFSQSRASSCSRHEP, encoded by the exons ATGGAAGATGATAGGAATGAATATCGTTTATGTGCTTTTGTCTTGGCCCCCATGCAACGACTTTATAGAGGTTGGAGAAATCGCTTGCATGATTTATATAAGAAATTTAGAACTGATGAGGAGAGGTTGGCTAATATTCCTGAAGATGTTACTCCAGAAGATTGGAAATATATGATGGCATACTTCAGCTCTGATGCTTTTCAG AAAGTAAGCAAGCGAAATGCAGCAAATAGGGCAAAGCTAGTTACTAAGCATACATGTGGCACCCGATCTTATGCTGAAGTTGAAGAATCAACt AGGGACCCAGAAACAGGTGAAAAAGCACTACCAGatcaggtttggttgattcagcacactaagaaaaataaagaaggagaattagtatggtctgacCCTAAATCCAAGGAGATCCAT GAACAACTTGAGGAGGTTGTTCAACAAACACAAGAGAATGAATCCCAAATGACTCGTGATGACATATTACTGCAAGTACTTGGCCAAAAGTCTGGTTATTTTCGTGGCAAAGGTGCTGGAAAGAAGGCACCATCTAAGAGAGTTAGGTATAATGAAAATGTGCAAGAAGAGGTACAAAGAGCTGTCGAACAAGCTAAGGAATCGTTGGTGGATAGCATTAGAGAAGACGTTCGAGCTCAATTGCAAGATGAGGTTAGAGCTGAGATTCAAGCTCAAATGGAGGAACAAGTTAATGAAAAAGTTAATGCTATGATCCAAGCTCGCTTTGCTGCCTTTTTTGAAACTTTCTCCCAATCAAGAGCTTCATCTTGTTCTAGGCATGAACCTTGA